One genomic region from Flagellimonas oceani encodes:
- the glyA gene encoding serine hydroxymethyltransferase, whose translation MQRDQKIFELIAQEKERQLEGIELIASENFVSPQVMEAAGSVLTNKYAEGYPGKRYYGGCEVVDQVEQLAIDRAKELFGAAYANVQPHSGSQANASVYHACLNAGDKILGFDLSHGGHLTHGSPVNFSGKLYNPVFYGVDEETGMLNYDKIQEIADKEKPKLIIAGASAYSRDMDFKRFREIADSVGAILLADISHPAGLIAKGILNDPIPHCHIVTTTTHKTLRGPRGGLILMGENFDNPFGIKLKNGNLRKMSALLDLAVFPGNQGGPLEHIIAAKAIAFGEALTDEYLHYMVQAKKNAAAMAKAFMDKDYKVISGGTDNHMMLIDLRNKDISGKEAEEVLVKADITANKNMVPFDDKSPFITSGIRFGTSAITTRGLKEADMETVVGFIDEIITDAENDKKVAEIKQKVNDLMKSRPLFSA comes from the coding sequence ATGCAACGAGACCAGAAGATTTTTGAACTTATAGCGCAAGAGAAGGAAAGACAGTTGGAGGGTATTGAACTAATAGCTTCCGAGAACTTTGTAAGTCCGCAAGTTATGGAAGCCGCTGGCTCCGTGCTTACGAACAAATATGCCGAAGGGTATCCGGGAAAGCGCTATTATGGCGGTTGCGAAGTGGTGGACCAAGTGGAGCAGTTGGCCATTGACCGTGCCAAGGAACTGTTCGGTGCCGCATATGCGAACGTTCAGCCACATTCTGGCTCACAGGCCAATGCATCGGTGTACCATGCATGTCTTAACGCAGGGGATAAGATTTTAGGTTTCGATTTGTCCCACGGAGGGCATTTGACCCATGGTTCGCCCGTAAATTTCTCCGGAAAATTGTACAACCCTGTTTTTTATGGGGTGGATGAGGAGACCGGCATGTTGAACTACGACAAGATTCAGGAGATTGCCGATAAGGAAAAGCCCAAGTTGATCATTGCCGGGGCATCTGCCTATTCCAGGGATATGGATTTTAAACGATTCCGTGAGATTGCCGATAGTGTCGGTGCTATTCTGTTGGCCGATATTTCGCACCCAGCGGGATTGATCGCCAAGGGTATTTTGAACGACCCCATCCCACATTGCCACATTGTTACCACTACCACCCATAAAACCCTACGTGGCCCACGTGGCGGTCTTATTTTGATGGGAGAGAACTTTGATAATCCATTTGGTATAAAACTAAAGAACGGAAACCTTAGAAAAATGTCCGCTTTGTTGGATCTGGCGGTATTCCCGGGTAATCAAGGGGGACCTTTGGAGCATATCATCGCTGCCAAGGCCATTGCTTTTGGCGAAGCACTTACCGATGAGTACCTACACTATATGGTTCAGGCCAAGAAAAATGCAGCTGCCATGGCTAAAGCCTTTATGGATAAGGATTACAAAGTAATTTCCGGAGGTACGGACAATCATATGATGTTGATCGATCTTAGGAACAAGGACATTTCAGGAAAAGAGGCCGAAGAGGTGCTGGTAAAGGCCGATATCACTGCAAACAAGAACATGGTGCCATTTGATGATAAATCACCCTTCATCACCTCTGGAATCCGTTTTGGTACGTCCGCCATTACCACAAGAGGTCTTAAGGAAGCCGATATGGAAACCGTGGTTGGGTTTATCGACGAGATTATTACCGATGCCGAAAACGATAAAAAGGTGGCCGAAATAAAACAAAAGGTCAACGACTTGATGAAATCGCGACCTTTGTTCAGTGCTTAG
- the ytxJ gene encoding bacillithiol system redox-active protein YtxJ, which yields MGIFDSVFGKQERAKEEKKELPWIQLTSLEQLDAIAESSKVKPQVIYKHSSTCGISRMVLNMFSESYDMDLDIDLYFLTIQQHRDVSNAIQDKFEVRHESPQLLVVKNGEVVFHTSHGAISDTDLTKYV from the coding sequence ATGGGAATATTTGACAGTGTATTTGGAAAGCAGGAGAGAGCGAAAGAGGAAAAGAAGGAGTTGCCGTGGATTCAATTAACGTCTTTGGAGCAATTGGATGCGATTGCGGAAAGCTCAAAAGTTAAGCCCCAAGTGATTTATAAACATTCAAGTACCTGCGGCATCAGCAGAATGGTGTTGAACATGTTTTCTGAATCTTATGATATGGATTTGGACATCGACCTCTATTTTTTAACGATACAGCAGCACAGGGATGTGTCCAATGCTATCCAAGATAAGTTTGAAGTTCGGCACGAGTCCCCTCAATTATTGGTTGTTAAAAATGGAGAAGTGGTTTTTCACACTTCGCATGGAGCCATTTCGGATACGGACCTTACGAAGTATGTATAA
- the clpB gene encoding ATP-dependent chaperone ClpB: MNFNNFTIKSQEAIQRAQQLAQEFGHQQIENEHLFKAIAEVDENVLPFILKKLNVNTNLLNQILDKELQSFSKVSGGEIMLSREAGKTVNEASIVAKNMGDEYVSVEHLLLAIFKSKSKIAQILKDQGVTEKDLKAAIEELRKGGKVTSQSAEETYNSLDKYANNLNQMADSGKLDPVIGRDEEIRRVLQILSRRTKNNPMLVGEPGVGKTAIAEGLAHRIIQGDVPENLKDKIIYSLDMGALIAGAKYKGEFEERLKAVIKEVTSSDGNIVLFIDEIHTLVGAGGGQGAMDAANILKPALARGELRAIGATTLDEYQKYFEKDKALERRFQKVVVDEPDTESAISILRGIKEKYEAHHKVRIKDEAVIGAVELSQRYITNRFLPDKAIDLMDEAASKLRMEINSKPEELDVLDRKIMQLEIELEAIKRENDTSKLKTLNLDLANLKEERNEIFAKWESEKTVVDNIQKTKEDIENYKIEAERAERNGDYGKVAELRYGKIKEAQERLEKLQDELAEQQTAGTLIKEEVTYEDIAEVVAKWTGIPVNKMMQSEREKLLQLEGVLHKRVVGQDEAIVAVSDAIRRSRAGLQDAKKPIGSFLFLGTTGVGKTELAKTLAAYLFDDENAITRIDMSEYQERHSVSRLVGAPPGYVGYDEGGQLTEAVRRKPYSVILLDEIEKAHPDTFNILLQVLDEGRLTDNKGRVADFKNSIIIMTSNMGSHIIQEKFEDAVDVESASEAARVEVLGLLRKTIRPEFLNRIDDIIMFTPLSKSDIKDIVGLQLDNLKKMLAQQNITLDATQEAIDYLAAKGYDPQYGARPVKRLIQKEVLNNLSKELLSGKITSDSIVLLDSFDDQLVFRNQDELVE; encoded by the coding sequence ATGAACTTTAATAATTTTACCATAAAATCACAGGAAGCCATTCAAAGGGCCCAGCAATTGGCCCAAGAATTCGGGCATCAACAAATTGAGAACGAACACTTGTTCAAGGCCATTGCCGAGGTCGATGAAAACGTGTTGCCTTTCATTTTGAAAAAATTGAACGTCAACACCAACCTCCTCAACCAAATATTGGACAAGGAACTCCAGAGCTTTTCAAAAGTGTCCGGAGGCGAGATAATGCTTTCCAGAGAAGCTGGGAAAACCGTAAACGAAGCGAGCATCGTTGCCAAAAATATGGGTGATGAATACGTTTCCGTTGAGCATTTGTTATTGGCCATTTTCAAATCAAAAAGCAAAATCGCCCAAATCCTAAAAGATCAGGGCGTGACCGAAAAAGATTTGAAAGCTGCCATTGAAGAATTGCGCAAAGGTGGCAAGGTGACTTCGCAAAGTGCCGAGGAAACCTACAACTCCTTGGATAAATACGCCAACAACCTCAACCAAATGGCCGATAGCGGCAAATTGGACCCCGTAATAGGGCGTGACGAGGAAATCCGAAGGGTTTTGCAAATTTTGTCACGACGTACCAAGAACAACCCGATGTTGGTAGGTGAACCCGGCGTGGGTAAAACTGCCATTGCCGAAGGTCTGGCACACCGAATCATTCAGGGAGATGTACCCGAAAACCTTAAGGACAAAATTATTTATTCCTTGGATATGGGGGCACTTATCGCAGGTGCCAAATACAAGGGTGAGTTCGAGGAAAGGTTGAAAGCCGTGATCAAAGAGGTAACCTCATCCGACGGGAACATTGTGCTCTTTATTGATGAGATTCATACACTTGTAGGTGCCGGTGGCGGACAAGGTGCAATGGATGCCGCAAATATCCTGAAACCCGCCTTGGCCCGTGGTGAGTTGAGAGCCATTGGAGCCACTACCTTGGACGAGTACCAAAAATACTTTGAAAAGGACAAAGCTTTGGAACGTAGGTTTCAAAAGGTCGTGGTGGATGAGCCCGATACCGAGAGTGCCATTTCCATCCTTAGGGGAATCAAGGAAAAATATGAGGCACACCACAAGGTCCGCATCAAAGATGAGGCGGTCATCGGTGCCGTGGAGCTATCACAACGCTACATTACCAATAGGTTTTTGCCCGATAAGGCCATTGACCTTATGGACGAGGCCGCTTCCAAACTTCGAATGGAAATCAACTCCAAACCCGAAGAACTGGATGTACTGGACCGTAAAATAATGCAATTGGAAATTGAGTTGGAGGCCATCAAAAGGGAAAACGATACTTCCAAATTGAAAACCTTGAACTTGGACCTCGCCAATCTTAAAGAAGAACGGAACGAAATCTTTGCCAAGTGGGAAAGTGAAAAAACCGTGGTGGACAATATCCAAAAAACCAAAGAGGATATTGAAAACTATAAGATTGAAGCCGAACGTGCCGAACGAAACGGCGATTATGGAAAAGTGGCCGAATTGCGCTACGGCAAAATAAAAGAGGCCCAAGAGCGATTGGAAAAACTCCAAGATGAATTGGCGGAACAGCAAACAGCCGGCACCTTGATCAAAGAAGAAGTTACTTATGAGGATATTGCGGAAGTGGTGGCCAAATGGACTGGCATTCCCGTAAACAAGATGATGCAGAGCGAACGCGAAAAACTCTTGCAATTGGAAGGTGTGCTCCACAAACGCGTAGTAGGTCAAGATGAAGCCATAGTTGCCGTATCCGATGCCATCCGTAGAAGCCGGGCAGGCTTGCAAGATGCCAAAAAACCCATCGGTTCGTTCCTGTTTTTGGGTACGACCGGTGTTGGTAAGACCGAGCTGGCCAAAACCTTGGCCGCCTATTTGTTCGATGATGAAAATGCCATCACTCGGATAGATATGAGCGAATACCAAGAGCGCCACTCCGTGAGCCGTTTGGTAGGTGCACCTCCAGGATATGTGGGTTATGACGAAGGCGGTCAGTTGACCGAAGCCGTAAGAAGAAAGCCATATTCCGTAATTCTGTTGGACGAGATTGAAAAAGCACACCCCGATACCTTCAACATCTTATTGCAAGTATTGGATGAAGGTAGGTTGACCGATAACAAAGGTCGTGTGGCGGATTTCAAAAACTCTATCATTATTATGACGAGTAATATGGGAAGCCACATCATTCAGGAGAAGTTTGAAGATGCCGTTGATGTGGAGAGCGCTTCGGAAGCCGCAAGAGTCGAAGTCTTGGGATTGCTTCGCAAGACCATCAGGCCCGAGTTTTTGAACCGTATTGATGACATTATAATGTTCACTCCGTTGAGCAAATCGGACATCAAGGATATTGTGGGATTGCAATTGGACAACTTGAAGAAAATGTTGGCCCAACAGAACATCACTCTCGATGCTACCCAAGAAGCGATAGACTATTTGGCAGCGAAAGGATATGATCCTCAATATGGGGCTCGACCCGTAAAACGATTGATTCAGAAAGAAGTGTTGAACAACCTGTCCAAAGAGTTGCTTTCAGGAAAGATAACTTCTGACAGCATAGTGCTTTTGGACTCTTTTGATGATCAATTGGTATTCAGAAATCAAGATGAACTTGTAGAATAA
- a CDS encoding gluconate:H+ symporter: protein MPLIIAVLGILLLFLLIAKFKLNAFISFIIVCLFVGIFQGMELGNLVQSIQRGIGNTLGFLVLILGLGAMLGKLVADSGAAQQITTQLVAKFGVKHVQWAMVVTGFIVGIPMFYSVGFVILIPLVFTVAFSTGLPLLYVGLPMLTSLSVTHGYLPPHPAPTAIAAMFNADIGKTLMYGLIVAVPAIIVAGPLFARTLKKIEAKPLKEFYNAEPIPEEELPSTAVSILTALSPIIFIGVGIAAEQFLEEGTLRNILAFIGNPVIALLISVLIAIYSLGLAKGKEMSTIMDSLSASVSSITMILLIIAGAGALKEVLIDSQVSDYIADSLKGSSISPLVLAWLIATAIRVSVGSATVAGLTAAGIVLPLASGTGTSPELMVLAIGSGSLMLSHVNDTGFWMFKEYFNLSVKETLSSWTVMETLVGIMGLLGVLAINSII from the coding sequence ATGCCACTGATTATTGCCGTTCTAGGTATCTTACTGCTGTTCCTGCTCATTGCAAAATTTAAACTCAACGCCTTTATTTCCTTTATCATTGTATGCCTGTTCGTGGGCATTTTTCAAGGGATGGAACTGGGCAATCTAGTGCAATCCATACAACGGGGCATCGGGAACACCTTGGGCTTTCTGGTTCTTATACTTGGACTCGGTGCCATGCTTGGAAAATTGGTTGCGGATAGTGGTGCCGCCCAACAGATTACGACACAATTGGTCGCTAAATTTGGAGTAAAACATGTGCAATGGGCCATGGTGGTCACAGGGTTTATAGTAGGTATCCCGATGTTCTATTCCGTAGGCTTCGTTATCTTGATTCCTTTGGTATTTACCGTAGCCTTTTCAACGGGATTGCCCCTTTTGTACGTGGGATTGCCCATGCTTACCTCGTTATCGGTAACGCACGGATATCTTCCCCCGCACCCAGCCCCAACGGCCATCGCGGCCATGTTCAATGCTGATATTGGAAAGACATTGATGTATGGGCTTATTGTTGCCGTTCCCGCCATAATTGTTGCGGGACCATTGTTTGCCCGAACCCTGAAAAAGATAGAGGCCAAGCCATTGAAGGAGTTTTACAATGCCGAACCTATACCCGAGGAAGAACTGCCATCGACCGCGGTAAGTATTCTGACCGCCCTTTCCCCTATCATCTTTATTGGTGTTGGCATTGCTGCCGAACAATTTTTGGAGGAAGGCACACTCAGAAACATACTCGCCTTTATCGGCAATCCCGTAATCGCTTTGTTGATTTCCGTACTCATCGCCATATACTCATTGGGATTGGCAAAGGGTAAGGAAATGAGCACCATTATGGATTCCTTGTCCGCCTCGGTTTCCAGTATCACCATGATTCTTTTGATCATTGCGGGAGCTGGAGCTTTGAAAGAAGTCTTGATTGACAGCCAAGTAAGCGACTATATCGCCGATAGTTTAAAAGGTTCCAGTATTTCACCTTTGGTGCTGGCATGGCTCATCGCCACCGCCATCCGGGTAAGTGTGGGGTCGGCCACCGTAGCCGGGCTTACCGCTGCCGGAATTGTGCTCCCCTTGGCTTCGGGCACGGGAACAAGTCCAGAATTGATGGTATTGGCCATTGGTTCCGGGAGTTTAATGCTCTCCCACGTCAACGACACAGGCTTTTGGATGTTCAAGGAATACTTCAACCTATCCGTTAAGGAAACCCTTTCCTCTTGGACCGTTATGGAGACCTTGGTAGGTATCATGGGACTATTGGGCGTTTTAGCAATCAACAGTATAATCTAA
- a CDS encoding RidA family protein, with amino-acid sequence MESPSQRMEALNLQLPPAPPPAGVYRPVLVVDNFLYVSGQGPVNLDGSLMTGRAGDDLDEEQAKLAARQVGLTMLSTITTHFGSLDKIKRMVKVLGMVNCTPDFGKQPYVINGFSELMADIFGKENGIGARSAVGMMLPGNIPVEIEAIFELHK; translated from the coding sequence ATGGAATCACCATCACAACGAATGGAGGCATTGAACCTCCAATTACCACCTGCCCCGCCACCTGCCGGCGTTTATCGCCCTGTTTTAGTGGTCGATAACTTTTTGTACGTATCCGGCCAGGGGCCTGTAAATTTGGATGGCTCCCTTATGACGGGACGTGCTGGCGATGATCTAGATGAAGAACAAGCCAAATTAGCGGCTCGTCAGGTAGGATTGACCATGCTATCCACCATTACCACCCATTTTGGCAGTTTGGACAAAATCAAAAGAATGGTCAAAGTACTGGGAATGGTGAATTGCACTCCAGACTTTGGCAAGCAACCGTATGTCATCAATGGGTTTAGTGAATTGATGGCGGACATCTTTGGAAAAGAAAACGGTATCGGGGCACGTAGTGCGGTAGGAATGATGCTCCCCGGTAATATTCCCGTTGAGATTGAAGCCATTTTTGAACTTCACAAATAA
- a CDS encoding dipeptidase: MFIFDAHLDLAMNALEWNRDLRLSVPEIREREQGMNDKPDRGKNTVSLPAMRKGNIGLCMATQIARFVKKGSPIPGWNSQHQAWAQTQGQLAWYKTMEEAGEMVQIRDLEGLEHHLQLWKSDEPKKPVGYILSLEGADSIVDLSYLEKSYESGLRAIGPAHYGPGIYAHGTDSVGGIGRKGRELLKKVEELNLILDATHLCDKSFWETMKVYNGPVWASHNNCRKLVDHNRQFSDEQIKELIGRDAVIGVALDAWMMVPNWVRGKSTPKEMNVTMEIAIDNIDHICQLAGDCDHVGIGTDLDGAFGKEQSPWDLDTIADLQKIPSMLSKRGYNSSDIEKIMHQNFINFLKRVWR; this comes from the coding sequence ATGTTTATATTCGATGCCCATCTCGACCTTGCCATGAACGCCCTCGAATGGAACAGGGACCTTAGACTCTCTGTTCCCGAGATAAGGGAGCGCGAACAAGGCATGAACGACAAACCTGACCGTGGCAAGAACACCGTTTCTCTCCCAGCCATGCGAAAAGGCAATATTGGGCTGTGCATGGCCACACAGATTGCGCGTTTCGTAAAAAAAGGGAGTCCAATTCCCGGTTGGAATTCACAGCATCAAGCGTGGGCACAGACCCAAGGGCAATTGGCATGGTACAAAACCATGGAAGAAGCTGGTGAAATGGTTCAAATCAGAGATTTAGAAGGTTTGGAACATCATCTCCAGCTTTGGAAAAGTGATGAACCGAAAAAACCTGTTGGGTACATTTTAAGTTTGGAGGGCGCCGACTCCATTGTAGATTTGAGCTATTTGGAAAAATCCTACGAATCAGGTCTTCGGGCCATTGGTCCTGCACATTATGGTCCCGGCATTTACGCCCACGGAACGGATTCCGTAGGCGGGATTGGCCGAAAAGGGCGGGAATTGCTCAAAAAAGTGGAAGAGCTCAATCTTATTTTGGATGCCACCCATCTTTGCGATAAAAGTTTTTGGGAAACTATGAAGGTGTACAACGGTCCCGTTTGGGCCAGTCACAACAATTGTAGAAAATTGGTGGACCACAACCGCCAGTTTTCCGATGAGCAAATCAAGGAACTTATTGGCAGGGACGCTGTGATCGGAGTGGCTTTGGATGCCTGGATGATGGTTCCCAATTGGGTTCGTGGTAAATCCACCCCAAAAGAAATGAACGTTACCATGGAAATTGCAATTGATAATATTGACCACATTTGTCAATTGGCGGGCGACTGTGACCACGTTGGCATAGGAACCGATTTGGATGGCGCCTTCGGCAAAGAACAGAGTCCATGGGATTTGGATACTATTGCCGACCTTCAAAAAATTCCAAGTATGCTGTCCAAAAGAGGTTATAACAGCTCGGATATTGAAAAAATCATGCATCAGAACTTTATCAACTTCCTTAAAAGGGTTTGGCGCTAA
- a CDS encoding TetR/AcrR family transcriptional regulator encodes MTKKAERTTAYIIETVAPIFNRHGYIGTSMSDLTEATGLTKGAIYGNFENKEALALSAFEHNRNMLLHAVDDKLGTGDEALAKLYSLLNFYKQYDVFTLPMGGCPLLNVGVDAQGNNKLLAAAVKETIKEIEGKIALVLENGGKENEIKLPVPPLQFAKQLFTMVQGAVAMSTMTQDRKYLVNTITYLEYLVKQELKK; translated from the coding sequence ATGACCAAAAAAGCAGAACGAACTACCGCTTACATTATAGAAACCGTTGCCCCCATATTTAATAGGCATGGTTATATAGGTACCAGTATGAGCGATCTTACCGAGGCCACCGGGCTTACCAAAGGAGCCATTTACGGTAATTTTGAAAATAAGGAGGCATTGGCATTGAGCGCTTTTGAGCACAATAGAAATATGTTGTTGCACGCTGTTGATGATAAACTTGGTACAGGAGATGAAGCATTGGCCAAACTGTATTCCCTATTAAACTTCTACAAACAATATGATGTTTTTACGCTTCCGATGGGCGGTTGCCCGCTCTTGAACGTGGGCGTGGACGCACAGGGAAACAACAAACTATTGGCCGCTGCGGTCAAGGAGACCATTAAGGAAATCGAGGGCAAGATTGCCTTAGTCCTTGAAAACGGTGGCAAAGAGAACGAAATTAAGCTTCCTGTTCCTCCGCTTCAATTTGCCAAGCAACTTTTCACCATGGTGCAAGGTGCGGTTGCCATGAGCACGATGACCCAAGACCGAAAGTACTTGGTCAACACCATTACCTATTTGGAATATTTGGTTAAGCAGGAGCTTAAAAAGTAA
- a CDS encoding leucine-rich repeat domain-containing protein, which yields MKRYFYRASDKRFWSIEDKETSYNTSYGVEYLGRERFGSKSFSSIETCQKNIEKEIQKKMDDNYEEITILEEFSGVSTMQDVWEIQKALKEQPLKYYLNISPPILIKALSRITSIEELTLRNVSQLPDEIQQLHNLKKLSINFNPNSKGQITNSLGNMEALQELNLENVFSIENFGNLENLKKLNIGFWNEGEGIIPQNIDRLKKLTYLRLFYAKQIPDTVYELKNLEELVFTYSEVKELPDTIENLSKLKKLELDFMYTNLMDQPLTLPHSFGNLGNLDELTIRWRKVENLPESFKSFAQLKN from the coding sequence ATGAAAAGATATTTTTACAGGGCATCGGACAAAAGATTCTGGAGCATTGAAGACAAGGAGACCAGTTACAATACCAGTTATGGGGTAGAATATTTAGGAAGAGAACGATTTGGTTCTAAATCATTTTCCTCGATAGAAACGTGCCAAAAGAACATAGAAAAGGAAATCCAAAAAAAAATGGATGACAATTATGAAGAAATTACCATTCTTGAGGAATTTTCTGGGGTTTCCACAATGCAAGACGTATGGGAAATCCAAAAAGCACTAAAAGAACAGCCTTTAAAATATTACCTCAATATCTCACCGCCCATATTAATAAAAGCGTTGAGTAGAATCACATCAATTGAAGAACTCACCCTTCGCAATGTTTCCCAACTTCCCGATGAAATCCAACAATTGCACAACTTAAAAAAACTGAGCATAAACTTTAACCCTAACTCCAAAGGACAGATAACCAACAGTTTGGGCAATATGGAAGCACTTCAAGAATTGAACCTGGAGAATGTCTTCTCTATTGAAAACTTTGGAAATCTGGAAAATCTAAAAAAATTGAATATTGGTTTTTGGAACGAAGGAGAGGGTATAATTCCCCAGAACATTGACAGATTAAAAAAACTTACATACCTCCGCTTATTTTATGCAAAACAAATCCCGGATACTGTATATGAATTAAAAAACTTGGAAGAATTGGTTTTTACATATTCGGAGGTGAAAGAACTACCTGATACTATCGAGAACCTGAGCAAACTGAAAAAATTAGAACTCGACTTTATGTATACCAATCTTATGGACCAACCTCTGACACTGCCCCATTCTTTTGGAAACCTTGGCAACCTAGACGAATTGACCATACGTTGGCGTAAAGTGGAAAACCTACCCGAAAGCTTTAAAAGTTTTGCTCAATTAAAAAATTGA